The following proteins are co-located in the Mycolicibacterium goodii genome:
- a CDS encoding SDR family oxidoreductase: MTEPAKSITVLGATGLIGRQLVPLLSSRGHHVTAASRNSGVDLLTGQGLDDALADAEVIIDVINSATPEDSAEAFFEQTAANLSAAAGKARVGHHVVLSIVGADDMAPKAGYIRGKVAQENAAATSGVPWTVVRATQFHELAEPITESLIAGDEVRAPEALIQTIDSTEVTAILARIAVDKPLNTIHNVGGPQKMTFSDTARTVLRHQSRTLNVLDDPSATYSGLSIDFTTLVTDDEAELGTTRLADWLARR; encoded by the coding sequence ATGACCGAACCTGCGAAGAGCATTACCGTCCTCGGCGCCACCGGTCTGATCGGCCGCCAACTCGTCCCCCTGCTCAGCAGCCGCGGCCACCACGTCACCGCGGCCTCCCGCAACTCCGGTGTCGACCTGCTCACCGGGCAGGGCCTTGACGATGCCCTCGCCGACGCTGAGGTCATCATCGACGTGATCAACTCCGCCACCCCCGAAGACTCCGCCGAAGCCTTCTTCGAGCAGACCGCGGCCAACCTGTCCGCTGCCGCCGGCAAGGCCCGGGTCGGACACCACGTCGTGCTGTCCATCGTCGGCGCAGACGACATGGCCCCCAAAGCCGGATACATCCGCGGCAAGGTCGCCCAGGAGAACGCGGCCGCGACCTCGGGGGTGCCCTGGACGGTCGTGCGGGCCACGCAGTTCCACGAACTGGCTGAACCAATCACCGAATCCCTCATCGCCGGTGACGAGGTGCGCGCCCCAGAAGCACTCATCCAGACCATCGATTCCACCGAGGTCACCGCGATCCTGGCCCGCATTGCCGTCGACAAGCCGCTCAACACCATCCACAACGTCGGCGGCCCGCAGAAGATGACGTTCTCCGACACGGCCCGCACCGTCCTGCGCCACCAGAGCCGAACGCTGAACGTCCTCGACGACCCGTCGGCAACGTACAGCGGGCTATCCATCGACTTCACAACGCTCGTCACCGACGACGAGGCCGAACTAGGCACCACGCGGCTGGCCGACTGGTTGGCGCGTCGCTGA
- a CDS encoding ATP-dependent acyl-CoA ligase gives MDHLFDIPPERRTLSAVLRDRADEHPDAEFLTVGECIWTYGQFHAWSTRIAAGLQSLGVAPGDPVLVMLPNCAEFVAVWMACAQIGAVEVPVNTAYKGMVLEHIVGNSGARVAVVAGEFLDRFAPFPALQHVVVWNRLKSDNRGADVIDWSDLEEERRVERPEVRYTDQMAILYSSGTTGLSKGIMLSHNYFWFSGMRSAAHGRVQQADRLYTCLPLFHANAQALTVMSALVSGASVILDSRFSASRFWDRLRTVRASRFNYIGGMIPILMKQPETELDRRHGVEFALGAAAPADQFREFEDRFGVTLIESYGQTENCVALANPVDDRRIGSVGKAICGYDVALVDDEDEPVPVGQTGELVFRPRYPNIMMDGYHNMPEATLAASRNLWFHSGDLLRRDADDYFYYVDRKKDAIRRRGENISAYEVELVVNAHPDVVESAAIAVPSEVGEDEVMVFVVVRPGAQLSQLDLIRHCDNRMPYFAVPRYVEFRDELPKTPTHRIEKYRLRQEGISADTWDRERSGYELTR, from the coding sequence ATGGACCACCTGTTCGATATCCCGCCCGAGCGCCGCACATTGAGCGCGGTGCTCCGCGACCGTGCCGACGAGCACCCGGATGCTGAGTTCCTGACTGTGGGAGAATGCATTTGGACCTACGGGCAGTTCCACGCCTGGTCGACCCGGATCGCCGCGGGACTTCAGTCCCTGGGTGTCGCCCCCGGCGACCCCGTTCTGGTCATGCTGCCCAATTGCGCCGAATTCGTGGCGGTCTGGATGGCGTGCGCGCAGATCGGTGCCGTCGAAGTGCCCGTCAACACGGCCTACAAGGGGATGGTCCTCGAACACATCGTCGGCAACAGCGGGGCCCGAGTAGCCGTGGTGGCAGGGGAGTTCCTGGACCGGTTCGCGCCTTTCCCCGCATTGCAGCACGTTGTGGTTTGGAACCGGCTCAAATCGGACAACCGGGGCGCTGACGTCATCGACTGGTCTGATCTCGAGGAAGAGCGGCGCGTCGAGCGGCCCGAAGTCCGCTACACAGATCAGATGGCGATCCTGTATTCGTCCGGTACGACGGGGTTGTCGAAGGGGATCATGCTGAGCCACAACTATTTCTGGTTCAGTGGTATGCGAAGCGCGGCTCACGGCCGGGTGCAGCAAGCCGACCGCCTCTACACCTGCCTGCCGCTGTTCCACGCGAACGCACAAGCCCTCACCGTGATGTCGGCGCTGGTCTCGGGTGCATCGGTCATCCTCGACTCAAGGTTCTCTGCGTCGCGGTTCTGGGACCGGCTTCGCACGGTTCGGGCCAGTCGCTTCAACTATATCGGCGGGATGATCCCGATCTTGATGAAACAACCGGAGACCGAGCTCGATAGACGTCACGGAGTCGAGTTCGCCTTGGGTGCGGCCGCTCCCGCCGATCAGTTCCGCGAATTCGAGGACCGTTTCGGTGTGACGCTGATCGAGAGCTACGGACAGACGGAAAACTGTGTCGCACTCGCTAATCCCGTTGACGACCGCCGGATCGGATCGGTGGGGAAAGCGATCTGCGGATACGATGTAGCGCTGGTGGACGACGAGGACGAACCTGTGCCGGTCGGACAGACGGGTGAGCTGGTGTTCCGACCGAGATATCCCAACATCATGATGGACGGCTACCACAACATGCCTGAGGCCACGCTGGCCGCGAGCCGAAACTTGTGGTTTCACAGCGGGGATCTGCTGCGTCGCGACGCGGATGACTACTTCTATTACGTCGACCGCAAGAAGGACGCGATCCGGCGCCGCGGTGAGAACATCTCGGCCTACGAAGTCGAACTGGTCGTCAACGCACATCCTGATGTGGTCGAGTCCGCGGCGATAGCTGTTCCGTCCGAGGTGGGTGAAGACGAGGTGATGGTCTTCGTCGTCGTGAGGCCCGGCGCGCAGCTGAGCCAACTCGATTTGATCAGACACTGCGATAATCGCATGCCGTACTTTGCGGTGCCGCGCTATGTCGAGTTCCGCGATGAACTGCCGAAGACCCCGACACATCGCATCGAGAAGTATCGGCTGCGCCAAGAAGGCATCTCAGCCGACACGTGGGATCGCGAGCGCTCCGGCTACGAACTCACCCGATAG
- a CDS encoding quinone oxidoreductase family protein: protein MRAIVATASGPAIADVTKPRPGPGEVLVRVHAAALNRVDLRMSQGMVHGSAGGLGQVCGMEFAGEIEDVGPEVAGWSPGQRVMAAAPGAFAEFTTASAHTLFPVPESLSYQEAATLPVGLQTMHDALITQGEFGEGQTLLIQGASSGMGLMGMQIARECGAKLVIGTSTDAARRQRLAEFGADCALDSASADWVSEVLAVTGGEGVDLLLDLVAGPLVTPGMQATRVGGRMINIGRVGGEQGVIDFDLHSMRRITYIGTTFRTRNREQISRVVAAANRDLSAAVAHRRITMPVAGAFGLEEATRAFIRMDRNEHFGKLVLELA, encoded by the coding sequence ATGCGTGCGATCGTCGCAACCGCGTCCGGGCCTGCCATCGCCGACGTGACGAAGCCGAGGCCCGGGCCCGGTGAAGTCCTGGTCCGGGTTCACGCCGCGGCCCTCAATCGCGTCGACCTGCGGATGAGCCAGGGAATGGTGCACGGGTCGGCAGGCGGACTGGGCCAAGTGTGCGGCATGGAGTTCGCAGGTGAGATCGAGGACGTCGGCCCTGAGGTGGCCGGGTGGTCCCCGGGACAGCGGGTGATGGCGGCCGCGCCCGGTGCCTTCGCCGAGTTCACCACAGCGTCCGCACACACGCTGTTCCCGGTTCCGGAATCGTTGTCCTACCAGGAGGCGGCCACGCTGCCGGTGGGATTGCAGACCATGCACGATGCGCTGATCACCCAGGGCGAATTCGGCGAGGGGCAGACGCTGCTGATCCAGGGTGCCAGTTCCGGCATGGGATTGATGGGAATGCAGATCGCCCGCGAGTGCGGCGCCAAGCTCGTCATCGGCACCTCGACCGACGCCGCACGCAGACAGCGACTGGCCGAGTTCGGTGCGGACTGCGCGCTGGACTCGGCCTCCGCAGACTGGGTCTCTGAGGTCCTCGCCGTCACCGGAGGCGAGGGCGTGGACCTGCTGCTGGATCTGGTGGCGGGACCGTTGGTGACCCCGGGAATGCAGGCCACCCGGGTCGGGGGCCGCATGATCAACATCGGGCGCGTCGGCGGCGAACAAGGAGTCATCGACTTCGACCTGCATTCGATGCGGCGAATCACCTACATCGGCACCACGTTTCGAACCCGCAACCGCGAACAGATCAGCCGGGTGGTGGCCGCGGCGAACCGGGACCTGTCAGCGGCCGTCGCGCACCGCCGGATCACGATGCCGGTGGCAGGTGCTTTCGGTCTCGAAGAGGCCACCCGCGCCTTCATACGGATGGATCGCAATGAACATTTCGGCAAGCTCGTACTCGAGTTGGCATGA
- a CDS encoding TetR/AcrR family transcriptional regulator produces the protein MADKENRPRRRQAERRLEAERRLLIAAAELIGEVGPTRMTFAEIGARAGYSRGLATHHFGSKNALIRRILDVVTDEFHRDLAAHDSNLDARGAIREIVLSYYRSLGKVDPMIRARVALWAAAAVGGTDIDRSQVTAAEERFRAEIKTRLQVGLRAGELPPDVDVDGFTTVLIGMLRGVAVQHLLDASVDLDRAAVEALAFVDGRLTLRD, from the coding sequence ATGGCTGACAAGGAGAACCGCCCCAGGCGTCGTCAGGCGGAGCGACGCCTGGAGGCCGAACGCAGACTTCTCATCGCCGCCGCCGAGCTCATCGGCGAAGTCGGCCCGACACGAATGACTTTCGCCGAAATCGGCGCTCGCGCCGGCTACAGCAGGGGATTGGCAACGCACCATTTCGGGTCGAAGAATGCGCTCATTCGGCGGATTCTCGATGTGGTCACCGACGAATTCCACCGAGACCTTGCTGCGCACGATTCGAATCTCGATGCCAGAGGGGCCATCCGAGAGATTGTCTTGAGCTACTACCGTAGCCTCGGCAAGGTGGATCCCATGATCCGCGCCAGGGTCGCCCTGTGGGCCGCCGCCGCGGTCGGCGGAACCGATATCGACCGATCGCAGGTGACGGCAGCAGAGGAACGCTTCCGCGCGGAGATCAAGACTCGGCTACAGGTGGGACTACGGGCCGGCGAGCTTCCTCCCGATGTCGACGTGGACGGCTTCACGACCGTTCTGATCGGGATGCTGCGAGGAGTGGCGGTGCAACATCTCCTCGATGCCTCCGTGGATCTCGATCGCGCTGCGGTCGAGGCACTTGCCTTCGTCGATGGGCGTCTGACTCTGCGGGACTGA
- a CDS encoding SDR family NAD(P)-dependent oxidoreductase translates to MARDDVTNMKPAWTNGHCAGAVTTAVGEGGSSKRRVALITGASHGIGAATAMLLGQRGYRVAVHHDRSPAEADHIASRIADHGGDALGVSADLAVSDEVSEMVETITRRWGTVEVLVHAARPPHPRISFAKLRLDRLEHAVTQELRAAYLVTKAVSPEMIARGYGRLVYLSTAHSRHPSGMRIVEGTAKAALNQFVRYIAQELAPHGITANVVAPGNVAGVDAHGARWSDDELWVLGTANTEARLVLPGDVARTIAFFAGDDCVTTTGHYASVDAGLAAH, encoded by the coding sequence ATGGCCCGCGATGACGTGACGAACATGAAGCCCGCGTGGACCAACGGGCACTGCGCGGGTGCCGTCACCACCGCCGTGGGCGAGGGCGGGTCCAGCAAGAGACGCGTCGCTCTGATCACCGGTGCCAGCCACGGAATCGGTGCCGCGACCGCGATGCTGCTCGGTCAGCGCGGTTACCGGGTGGCGGTTCATCACGATCGAAGCCCCGCAGAGGCCGACCACATCGCCTCCCGTATCGCCGATCACGGCGGCGACGCCCTAGGGGTAAGCGCCGACCTGGCCGTTTCCGACGAAGTCAGCGAGATGGTCGAGACCATCACCCGCCGCTGGGGCACCGTCGAGGTCCTCGTTCACGCTGCGCGACCACCCCATCCACGCATCTCTTTCGCGAAGCTTCGGCTCGACCGACTCGAACACGCTGTGACCCAGGAACTTCGGGCTGCGTACTTGGTGACGAAGGCGGTCAGTCCTGAAATGATTGCCCGCGGCTACGGACGGCTGGTCTACCTCAGCACCGCGCACTCCCGTCACCCGTCCGGCATGCGGATCGTCGAGGGAACCGCCAAGGCCGCACTCAATCAGTTCGTGCGCTACATCGCCCAGGAACTGGCTCCGCACGGCATCACCGCCAACGTCGTAGCGCCCGGTAACGTCGCCGGCGTCGATGCACACGGTGCGAGGTGGTCCGACGACGAACTCTGGGTTCTCGGCACTGCCAACACCGAGGCACGACTCGTACTGCCCGGCGATGTCGCCCGAACGATCGCGTTCTTCGCCGGAGATGATTGCGTGACCACCACCGGCCACTACGCCTCCGTCGACGCCGGACTGGCGGCGCACTGA
- a CDS encoding VOC family protein: MTSGPIAQLGFVVRDLDKALRHWVGFLGVGPFFVADEIKPDQFVHRGRPSNATFSAALANSGPTQIELIQPLGEHPSQWQEFLEAGREGLQHVAYWTENFDVDFAAAQAKGHRVAHGGLLSGGRFVYFDADIADGYAIELSEQSPEKKAVFGAIRDAGINWDGRDPIRPWAQALAAADVPVRGGGS, translated from the coding sequence ATGACCTCTGGCCCCATCGCACAACTCGGATTCGTGGTCCGCGACCTCGACAAGGCACTTCGACACTGGGTCGGATTCCTCGGCGTCGGACCTTTTTTCGTCGCCGACGAAATCAAACCCGATCAATTCGTCCACCGGGGACGACCGTCCAACGCCACATTCAGTGCGGCGCTGGCCAATTCGGGACCGACCCAGATCGAACTCATCCAGCCCCTGGGTGAGCATCCCAGCCAATGGCAAGAGTTCCTGGAGGCAGGACGCGAAGGATTGCAACACGTCGCGTACTGGACCGAGAACTTCGACGTCGACTTCGCTGCGGCCCAGGCCAAGGGACACCGGGTGGCACACGGCGGGCTCCTCAGCGGGGGTCGTTTCGTCTACTTCGATGCCGATATCGCTGACGGGTATGCCATCGAACTGTCCGAACAGAGCCCGGAGAAGAAGGCGGTCTTCGGTGCCATCCGGGATGCCGGGATCAACTGGGACGGCCGGGATCCGATCCGCCCGTGGGCGCAGGCACTCGCGGCCGCAGATGTACCGGTGCGAGGAGGTGGATCCTGA
- a CDS encoding thiolase family protein: MTRNLLAQTAVYVVGIGMYGYRRPSDISYVTMGTTAIREALSDAGIKWADVESMFVGSGKIGMAAAPTLARYLGRTGIPVVQVESASASGSVAFRQAVLDVASGRCDVSVAVGVDKAEFPPDAVSKAGVRGLVDGRIEFHTMFALKTEHWLRERSLVAADLAPVAVKNHRNGALNPYAQRRKARTVDEVLAPPYISGSLTRLQCTPVGEGSAAVVVASADALRRLDIDPQRCVQVRASVHQTQPSFEDAVGTEEQAVTRAAAREAYEACGIGPGEVDIVELHDAFAVEEPMYLEAMGICAEGRALSDLADGALDLGGRVAVSPSGGLLAMGHPVGPTGVGQVCESVRQLRGEAGPRQHPDARTALVHMVGVGGVCAVHILQNATSTGVRP; this comes from the coding sequence ATGACCAGGAATCTGCTCGCCCAGACAGCTGTCTACGTCGTGGGCATCGGGATGTACGGCTACCGGCGACCCTCCGACATCAGCTATGTCACCATGGGCACCACCGCGATACGCGAGGCGCTCTCCGACGCCGGCATCAAGTGGGCGGACGTGGAGAGCATGTTCGTGGGATCCGGCAAGATCGGCATGGCGGCGGCGCCCACCCTGGCCCGTTACCTCGGCCGAACCGGCATTCCCGTGGTGCAGGTCGAATCTGCGTCCGCCTCGGGATCGGTGGCGTTCCGCCAGGCCGTTCTGGACGTCGCCAGTGGTCGCTGCGATGTGAGTGTCGCAGTCGGTGTCGACAAGGCCGAGTTCCCGCCCGACGCGGTGTCCAAAGCCGGGGTGCGCGGCCTGGTCGACGGCCGCATCGAGTTCCACACCATGTTCGCACTCAAGACCGAGCACTGGTTGCGGGAGCGGTCGTTGGTGGCTGCCGATCTTGCCCCCGTGGCGGTGAAGAATCACCGCAACGGCGCGCTCAACCCGTACGCGCAGCGACGCAAAGCTCGCACAGTCGACGAAGTGCTCGCCCCGCCGTACATCTCGGGGAGCCTCACCCGGTTGCAGTGCACACCCGTCGGGGAGGGATCAGCGGCGGTGGTGGTCGCGTCTGCAGACGCGCTGCGCAGGCTGGACATTGATCCACAACGTTGCGTTCAGGTGCGCGCGTCCGTGCATCAGACTCAACCGAGCTTCGAGGATGCCGTCGGCACCGAGGAACAGGCCGTCACGCGGGCCGCCGCCCGTGAAGCGTATGAGGCCTGCGGGATCGGACCCGGCGAGGTTGACATCGTGGAACTCCACGATGCGTTCGCGGTCGAGGAACCGATGTACCTGGAGGCGATGGGGATCTGTGCGGAGGGCCGGGCGCTGAGCGACCTCGCCGACGGGGCTCTCGACCTCGGTGGGCGGGTGGCCGTCAGTCCGTCCGGAGGCCTGTTGGCCATGGGACACCCCGTCGGGCCCACTGGTGTCGGGCAGGTATGCGAGTCGGTCCGCCAACTGCGCGGCGAAGCCGGTCCACGTCAACATCCCGACGCGAGAACGGCGTTGGTGCACATGGTGGGTGTCGGCGGAGTCTGCGCGGTCCACATCCTGCAGAACGCGACAAGCACGGGGGTGCGGCCGTGA
- a CDS encoding SDR family NAD(P)-dependent oxidoreductase yields the protein MRTKTEPRLAVVTGAASGIGGATAKVLAHRGFAVIAADVAEPADAQDHITFETVDVSSPEDWHRLADTIAQGAGELDVLVNAAGVQGDLGQAGLLECTLENWEHVMNVNLTGAFLGCQAMMPLMGDGGAIVNIASIASYYPTAYNVAYGATKGGVTQLTKTVAAVGAPRVRCNSVHPGVIATPMVDQILSVTEVGFAERVPLQRVGTAGEVAEVVAFLASDAASFVTGAEITVDGGTRLVR from the coding sequence ATGAGAACGAAGACTGAACCGAGACTCGCTGTCGTCACGGGGGCTGCGAGTGGTATCGGTGGCGCCACGGCGAAAGTGCTCGCGCATCGCGGATTCGCCGTGATCGCGGCAGACGTGGCCGAACCTGCCGACGCGCAGGACCACATCACCTTCGAAACCGTGGACGTGAGTTCCCCGGAGGACTGGCACCGGCTGGCGGACACCATCGCGCAGGGCGCCGGCGAATTGGATGTTCTCGTCAATGCTGCCGGGGTGCAGGGCGACCTGGGACAGGCGGGCTTGCTGGAGTGCACGCTGGAGAACTGGGAGCACGTCATGAACGTGAACCTGACCGGCGCTTTTCTGGGCTGTCAAGCAATGATGCCGCTGATGGGCGACGGCGGCGCCATCGTCAACATCGCATCGATCGCGTCCTACTACCCGACGGCCTACAACGTCGCCTACGGCGCCACCAAGGGCGGCGTGACGCAGTTGACCAAGACTGTGGCTGCGGTGGGCGCACCAAGGGTGCGGTGCAATTCGGTGCACCCTGGCGTCATCGCCACGCCGATGGTCGACCAGATTCTGTCCGTCACCGAGGTTGGGTTCGCGGAACGTGTTCCCCTGCAACGGGTCGGTACCGCCGGGGAGGTCGCCGAAGTGGTGGCATTCCTCGCTTCGGATGCAGCAAGCTTCGTCACCGGCGCCGAGATCACCGTCGACGGCGGAACCCGTCTTGTCCGTTAG
- a CDS encoding ATP-binding protein has translation MSEGDLFGRVTELSRLTKLLESARAGHSAVVVLRGEAGVGKTALIEDLLSTASGVRVLRTAGVESDMELPFAGVHRLISPLAAGIEALPDPQRRALDTAFGQVCGPAPDRFLIGLAVLDLIASASSPDAPVLCVVDDAQWLDQVSAQTLGFVARRLLAEHVMVLFASRETTAELRGLPELAVSGLAVPDARELVDAAVLGRIDARVRDRIVAETRGNPLALLECVRDLASADLAGGYHRPDAHSVAATVESRYLQRMSTLGAEARLLLTLAAAEPVGDPALLTRAATRLGIEAPAFTALRATGLIDIDSRVRFRHPLVRSVAYRDADANLRQRVHAALAESIDADADPDRRAWHRAFAASGPDESVAEELDRAAVRAQQRGGIAAAAAFLTHAFELTPDPAQRGTRALRAAQAKRRAADFDAAAELVAAAALSPLDDLDEARRLHLATQLAFQRRRANLSGPALAVHAASMAGAAQRLAPLDADEADQAFLEALCGLIYIGRGGEPAALSDIASATVRHRDGTEVARPVGLLAQGLARRVVSDAATASAAMRTAATSITEHNWQWEAFPLALEVTVHEIWDDDAWERLSALAVRVATDTASLQILPTALVSRAGTLVMAGDLAGARLLIAEAEDISAAIGYAPLQYHKLTSASWAGNEGQTTALAETALRDGTQRGENRVIALAAYAVGVLNNGLGRYQVALAALQSACEYDDLGIVGWNLCELVECAARAGRHDVAADALAKLQTRTRAAGTSWALGVSARSAALLADDADAEPLYRAAIEHLGRSRVKVQLARAHLLYGEWLRRKGRRNDAREQLSLAHDMLTGFGVHAFAERARRELLSVGVKVAKRTRTGNALTPQETQVAELAATGLTNTEIGSQLFISAHTVEWHLSNVYAKLAIKSRRQLRNVELR, from the coding sequence GTGAGCGAAGGCGATCTGTTCGGCCGTGTCACGGAGTTGTCCCGCTTGACGAAGCTGTTGGAGTCCGCACGCGCTGGGCACAGCGCGGTGGTGGTACTGCGCGGCGAGGCGGGGGTAGGCAAGACCGCCCTGATCGAAGACCTGCTGTCCACCGCGTCCGGGGTCCGGGTGCTGCGCACCGCGGGTGTGGAATCCGATATGGAGCTGCCGTTCGCGGGTGTGCATCGTCTCATCTCTCCGCTTGCCGCGGGCATAGAGGCGCTGCCGGATCCGCAGCGACGGGCATTGGACACCGCATTCGGTCAGGTTTGCGGGCCGGCACCGGATCGCTTCCTGATCGGCCTGGCGGTTCTGGATTTGATCGCTTCCGCGTCGTCGCCGGACGCTCCGGTGTTGTGCGTCGTTGACGACGCGCAGTGGCTGGACCAGGTGTCGGCGCAGACACTGGGTTTCGTGGCGCGGCGTCTGCTGGCCGAACATGTGATGGTGTTGTTCGCCTCACGGGAGACGACGGCCGAGTTGCGTGGGCTCCCCGAACTGGCGGTCTCGGGACTGGCGGTGCCCGATGCCCGCGAACTTGTCGATGCTGCCGTCCTGGGCCGCATCGACGCGCGAGTGCGTGACCGCATTGTCGCCGAGACGCGCGGTAACCCGCTGGCGCTGTTGGAGTGTGTGAGGGATCTTGCATCGGCTGATCTGGCCGGCGGTTACCACCGACCCGACGCGCATTCGGTGGCCGCGACAGTGGAGTCGCGGTATCTGCAGCGCATGTCCACGCTGGGTGCCGAGGCCCGGTTGCTGTTGACGCTGGCAGCCGCCGAGCCGGTCGGTGATCCCGCGCTGCTCACTCGCGCCGCGACGCGTTTGGGTATCGAGGCGCCGGCGTTCACCGCATTACGCGCCACCGGATTGATCGACATCGACTCGCGGGTGCGTTTCCGTCACCCGCTCGTGCGCTCGGTGGCCTACCGCGACGCCGACGCAAACCTCCGACAGCGAGTGCACGCCGCGCTCGCTGAAAGCATCGACGCCGACGCCGATCCCGACCGGCGCGCCTGGCATCGCGCCTTCGCCGCGTCCGGACCCGACGAGTCGGTTGCCGAGGAACTGGATCGAGCCGCTGTACGCGCCCAACAACGCGGCGGGATCGCCGCCGCCGCAGCTTTTCTCACTCACGCCTTCGAGCTGACACCGGATCCGGCTCAGCGCGGAACCAGGGCTTTGAGGGCGGCACAGGCCAAGCGGCGCGCGGCAGATTTCGACGCCGCCGCCGAGCTCGTCGCCGCGGCGGCACTGTCACCGCTCGACGACCTCGATGAGGCCCGGCGCCTACATTTGGCAACCCAGTTGGCCTTTCAACGCCGACGCGCCAACCTGTCCGGTCCTGCGCTGGCTGTACACGCCGCATCGATGGCCGGGGCAGCTCAGCGGCTGGCACCCTTGGACGCCGACGAGGCCGATCAAGCGTTCTTGGAGGCCCTCTGCGGGCTGATCTACATCGGACGAGGGGGCGAGCCCGCCGCATTGTCCGACATCGCCTCCGCGACAGTGCGTCACCGCGACGGCACCGAGGTTGCACGACCGGTCGGATTGCTCGCCCAGGGTCTCGCGCGGCGAGTGGTATCCGACGCGGCGACGGCGTCGGCGGCGATGCGCACCGCGGCCACATCCATCACCGAGCACAATTGGCAGTGGGAGGCCTTCCCGTTGGCGCTGGAGGTCACCGTGCATGAGATCTGGGACGACGACGCCTGGGAGCGGCTCTCGGCACTGGCCGTGCGCGTGGCCACCGACACCGCGTCCCTGCAGATTCTTCCCACCGCGCTCGTCAGTCGGGCCGGGACGCTGGTGATGGCCGGTGACCTGGCAGGCGCGCGGCTGTTGATCGCTGAGGCCGAGGACATCTCCGCGGCAATCGGATACGCGCCGTTGCAGTACCACAAGCTGACATCGGCGTCGTGGGCGGGCAACGAGGGGCAGACCACCGCGCTGGCCGAGACTGCGCTGCGTGACGGTACGCAGCGCGGTGAGAACCGAGTGATCGCCCTGGCTGCGTACGCCGTCGGCGTTCTCAACAACGGACTGGGCCGGTACCAAGTCGCTTTGGCGGCGCTGCAATCTGCCTGCGAATACGACGATCTGGGCATTGTCGGGTGGAACCTTTGTGAACTGGTCGAATGCGCCGCCCGCGCGGGCCGACATGACGTGGCCGCCGACGCCCTCGCGAAACTGCAAACCCGAACGCGGGCCGCCGGCACATCGTGGGCACTGGGCGTCAGTGCCCGCAGCGCGGCGCTACTGGCCGACGACGCCGACGCCGAACCGCTCTATCGCGCTGCAATCGAGCATCTCGGCCGAAGCCGAGTGAAGGTGCAACTCGCGCGCGCACACCTGCTCTACGGTGAATGGCTTCGACGGAAAGGTCGCCGCAATGACGCTCGCGAACAACTGAGCCTCGCTCACGACATGCTCACCGGGTTCGGGGTGCACGCGTTTGCCGAAAGAGCCCGTCGCGAGCTGTTGTCGGTGGGTGTGAAAGTCGCCAAGCGCACGCGCACCGGTAACGCGCTGACCCCTCAGGAGACCCAGGTCGCCGAACTGGCCGCCACCGGCCTCACCAACACCGAGATCGGATCGCAGCTCTTCATCAGCGCCCACACCGTCGAATGGCATCTGAGCAACGTCTACGCCAAACTCGCCATCAAGTCTCGCCGCCAGCTACGCAACGTCGAATTACGCTGA
- a CDS encoding zinc ribbon domain-containing protein, which yields MTGTPWETRDDTVFLVAGECRECGRSFFPPQLHGCEYCGASGDALTTHSVPAMGTVTAAVTVHTHPVHPTPFVVADIAVDSHPLVIQATVCHKPDVGDRVIGREVDSDSGPEIVFDVFEGTDR from the coding sequence ATGACCGGAACCCCCTGGGAGACACGCGATGACACCGTGTTTCTGGTCGCGGGAGAGTGTCGCGAATGTGGCCGCTCGTTCTTCCCGCCGCAGCTTCACGGATGCGAATACTGCGGCGCCTCCGGGGATGCATTGACCACCCACAGCGTTCCGGCGATGGGCACCGTCACCGCGGCGGTGACCGTCCACACCCATCCGGTGCATCCGACGCCGTTCGTCGTTGCTGACATCGCCGTCGACAGTCACCCCCTGGTCATCCAGGCGACTGTGTGCCACAAGCCCGACGTCGGGGACCGGGTGATCGGCCGGGAAGTCGACAGCGATTCCGGGCCGGAGATCGTGTTCGACGTGTTCGAAGGGACCGACCGATGA